In the genome of Budorcas taxicolor isolate Tak-1 chromosome 7, Takin1.1, whole genome shotgun sequence, the window CCCGCAGCAGAGCAGAGGCCGGGTGAGCGGGGACGCCTCGGGGATGGGTGGCCTCAGAAGGGAGCCCCGCGGCAGGCTCCCCCGCAGCCCCACCCGGCGCGCTGCGCGCCCAGCCTTCCCCCTGCGGCCGCGAGGGGGCGCCGCGCCGCGCCGCTCGGGGGCGGCCGCCGGAGTGAGGCGGGCTCTGCGCCCCCGGCCGCGCGCGGCGGGCGGCCGGCGGCCGGCAGGGTCCGCGGCGCCGCGGGTCGGCGGGAGCGGTGGGCTCTGCCCAGGGGCCGAGCTCCGACACGGGGCGCGCCGGGAGCCGGTGAGTCGGGGCGCGGCCGGGCGGGGCGCAGGGAggagccgcggcggcggcggcgggcctCGACGCGGAGGGGCGCGGCTGCGAGCCCGCGGGCCGGCAGGTGGCCGGGCCTCCGCGCGGGGACTCGCGGGCTGAGCACGGGCGCGCGTGGGTGGCAGGGCGCGGGGCCGGCCGGCTGCCGGGGCCGCGGAGCCCGGCTCGCCGAAGTGCGCGCCGCTCGGGCGGGGACGCGGGGAGGCGGAGGCGCtgcggggcgcgggcgcgggcgcggggagGGCGCACCCCCGGCCGCCGGGCTCGTGACTGCCGCGCGAGCACCGCCGCTCGCCTTGGCGCGAGGAGCGAGCTTCCCCAGCTGCTCGAGT includes:
- the LOC128050347 gene encoding serine/arginine repetitive matrix protein 1-like, with translation MGTRKDAGRGASQSRRGRRKERAPGFLALPTVTNEEHTQNPELTPLPLQALSHRSFPPSYPGFRVRETEVSCWVGFGPRPAFPATRAAGEARSSRQGERRCSRGSHEPGGRGCALPAPAPAPRSASASPRPRPSGAHFGEPGSAAPAAGRPRALPPTRARAQPASPRAEARPPAGPRARSRAPPRRGPPPPPRLLPAPRPAAPRLTGSRRAPCRSSAPGQSPPLPPTRGAADPAGRRPPAARGRGRRARLTPAAAPERRGAAPPRGRRGKAGRAARRVGLRGSLPRGSLLRPPIPEASPLTRPLLCCGPQDQGRRSSGLSSRDGL